One part of the Macaca mulatta isolate MMU2019108-1 chromosome 6, T2T-MMU8v2.0, whole genome shotgun sequence genome encodes these proteins:
- the PCDHAC1 gene encoding protocadherin alpha-C1, which translates to MVGWGVAVLCLWVSCGAAAGQLEYSVPEETERGVAVGNVAADLRLPAAALSSRNFRFLSSHRELYFRVDLASGNLVVREPADRERLCRGKAACVLTYDVVLEDPLELHKIRVHVLDTNDNSPLFPAGDVQLHIPEFLTPGARFTLPNAQDDDEGSNGILSYSLSPSQHFRLDMGSRVDGSEYPELVLEKALDREQRATHLLVLTARDGGLPARSGDAQVTIIVVDTNDNAPVFERSVYRTKVPETAPNGTVLFRVQALDPDEGSNGEVRYSLSNSTQAELRHRFHVHPKSGEVQVAASLGPPETLLEAYIEARDEGVFGLASTAKLLVEVTDVNDHAPELDFMTLWNPVPEDAAPGTVIALFNVKDEDLGSNGRVICGMSSGGPFQLTASFDNYYSLLIDGPLDRERISEYQVLITASDSGSPPLSTRRTITVSVADVNDNTPSFPQPQQELFVAENNGPGASLGQVFAQDPDLGKNGLVSYELLDVISEGPPASSLVAVESSSGAITAKTSFDFEQLRGFHFQVEGRDSGIPPRSATVTINLFVVDRNDNYPVILFPLPRNGSVPVEIVPRSARTGHLVTKVVAEDADSGSNAWLSYHISRASDSSLFRISANIGELRTARLVLPTDAVKQSVVVVVRDHGDPPLSSSVTLGVLLSNSVPQLLPDFEDVWEPGGQLSAQNLYLVIALACISFLFLGCLLFFVCTKLHQSPGCCPQSCCRSTEDLRYGRKMVSNPYMTSATVDVTTVERLSQTYLYRASLGLGSDNNSLLLRGEYNAADLRNLATGVGLNLPISCIQIRNRKGDHANVNAMVSKFYGI; encoded by the coding sequence ATGGTGGGCTGGGGGGTGGCAGTTCTATGTTTGTGGGTTTCCTGCGGCGCTGCCGCGGGACAGCTCGAGTACTCAGTGCCGGAGGAGACGGAGCGGGGCGTAGCTGTAGGCAATGTCGCCGCGGACTTGAGGCTGCCAGCGGCCGCTCTGTCCTCGCGGAACTTTCGCTTCCTTTCCAGCCACCGCGAGCTCTACTTCAGGGTGGACCTAGCCAGCGGCAACTTGGTGGTCAGAGAACCGGCGGACCGCGAGCGGCTGTGCAGGGGCAAAGCTGCCTGCGTCTTGACCTACGACGTGGTGCTCGAGGACCCTCTGGAGCTGCACAAGATTCGGGTTCACGTCCTGGACACCAATGACAACTCACCTCTCTTTCCTGCCGGCGACGTGCAGCTGCACATCCCCGAGTTCCTGACGCCCGGAGCCCGCTTTACTCTCCCGAATGCCCAAGATGACGACGAGGGAAGCAATGGGATACTAAGCTACAGCCTAAGCCCCAGTCAGCACTTTCGCCTGGACATGGGATCGCGGGTTGACGGCAGCGAATACCCGGAGTTGGTGTTGGAGAAAGCACTGGATCGCGAACAGCGCGCCACCCACCTGCTGGTGCTTACAGCTCGGGACGGCGGGCTACCTGCCCGCTCAGGAGACGCACAAGTCACCATCATAGTGGTGGACACAAATGACAACGCGCCTGTATTTGAGCGCTCCGTATACCGCACCAAGGTTCCAGAGACTGCACCCAATGGGACTGTGTTATTCCGAGTTCAAGCCTTGGATCCAGATGAAGGGTCCAATGGGGAAGTCCGATACTCCCTAAGCAATAGCACGCAAGCAGAATTGCGACACCGCTTTCATGTGCACCCTAAAAGTGGAGAGGTGCAAGTAGCTGCTTCACTAGGTCCGCCGGAAACGCTCTTGGAGGCATACATTGAGGCGAGGGACGAAGGTGTCTTTGGTTTAGCTAGCACCGCTAAACTGCTGGTGGAGGTGACTGACGTGAACGATCATGCCCCCGAACTAGACTTCATGACTCTTTGGAACCCAGTACCGGAGGACGCTGCTCCTGGCACAGTGATTGCTCTCTTTAATGTAAAGGATGAAGACCTCGGTTCTAATGGTAGGGTCATTTGTGGCATGTCTAGTGGAGGCCCTTTTCAGCTGACGGCTTCCTTTGACAACTACTACAGCCTGCTGATTGATGGGCCCCTGGACCGGGAACGGATCAGTGAATACCAAGTCCTGATCACGGCCTCAGATAGTGGCTCACCCCCACTTAGCACCCGAAGGACAATCACTGTGTCAGTTGCTGATGTGAATGACAATACACCAAGCTTTCCTCAACCGCAGCAGGAACTTTTCGTTGCTGAAAACAATGGCCCTGGGGCCTCTCTAGGCCAAGTGTTTGCCCAGGACCCTGACCTGGGGAAGAATGGCCTTGTCTCTTATGAGCTGTTGGATGTTATCTCTGAAGGGCCACCAGCCTCTAGCTTGGTGGCAGTGGAATCATCCAGTGGGGCTATCACTGCCAAAACTTCTTTTGACTTTGAGCAGCTCAGGGGGTTTCACTTCCAAGTAGAAGGCCGGGACAGTGGCATTCCTCCCAGAAGTGCAACAGTGACTATAAACTTGTTTGTGGTAGATAGGAATGATAATTATCCAGTTATCTTGTTTCCCTTGCCCAGAAATGGTTCTGTCCCTGTGGAAATTGTGCCCCGCTCTGCCAGGACTGGACACTTGGTCACAAAAGTAGTAGCAGAGGATGCAGACAGTGGTTCTAATGCCTGGCTTTCCTACCACATCTCCCGGGCGTCTGACTCTAGTCTTTTTAGAATTTCAGCCAATATAGGTGAACTCCGTACTGCTCGTTTAGTTCTTCCCACTGATGCAGTTAAGCAGAGCGTGGTGGTAGTGGTTCGGGACCATGGAGACCCACCACTTTCCTCCTCTGTCACTCTGGGTGTGCTGTTGAGTAACTCTGTTCCTCAGTTACTTCCAGACTTTGAAGATGTCTGGGAACCAGGAGGGCAGCTTTCTGCCCAGAACTTGTATTTAGTAATTGCCTTGgcttgtatttcctttttatttctgggaTGCTTACTTTTCTTCGTGTGTACCAAGTTGCACCAGAGCCCAGGTTGTTGCCCTCAGAGCTGCTGTCGCTCTACAGAGGATCTGAGGTATGGAAGGAAGATGGTTTCAAATCCTTACATGACATCAGCCACCGTAGATGTCACTACAGTTGAGAGACTTTCTCAGACTTATCTGTATCGGGCCTCTCTGGGACTTGGTTCTGATAATAACAGTTTGCTGTTGCGTGGGGAGTACAATGCTGCCGACCTGCGAAATCTTGCCACTGGGGTAGGACTGAATTTGCCAATATCCTGTATTCAGATTCGGAATAGGAAAGGGGATCACGCTAATGTCAATGCCATGGTAAGCAAATTTTATGGAATTTGA